From a single Epinephelus fuscoguttatus linkage group LG18, E.fuscoguttatus.final_Chr_v1 genomic region:
- the LOC125905718 gene encoding mediator of RNA polymerase II transcription subunit 13-like isoform X3 — translation MTTTANWVANGASLEDCHSNLFSLAELTGIKWRCYSFQGSGEYGPVISAPAQDDPVLRSFMRCVQANLLCVWRRKIKPDAKELWIFWWGEEPNLSDVIHQELEVAEEGLWECGLSYECRTLLFKAIHNLLERCLMDKGFVRIGKWFLKPHELEEKSLGNSEHLSCSFSFFLHGESNVCTSVEIAQHQPAYHITENHIRLAQTSATPVQVILSPYGLSGTLTGQAYKMSDPAARKLMEEWSYFYPMVLQQKEGSGEKEKEEASQAYDRNCHAAVEVIVGGVRMTYPAALVLIAQGDLPVEQPPPVPAAQGLSREPNHCSVPLTPPTSPQQPCSADSGFVTSVSSVPTPDSSMGVTSISPKHSGKKLTCQVVHQAWRECYLNQPQHVPNPPTDVTPKKEVPNGVSMWDFNDLGARASCSCSRLKQQKLNLTTTPTANPQTSANPTQSSGPSLYPPSLPKHKTSDKTEKADKQSKRPAMIPFHHRLSVTQETPLEQDSPGGPQLGGLVALEPSLEPLAALPSCKYPKPLSNGRKAPDSLLHSPMSPLPPTLSPHPRVQDPEVLDGPVDMPVCQDGASGLGLITSETAVYTALLRQRENGAGWWRGFRTPRTDKTDFRPCELPSDKLEEVKTETATEGNPLKRLYMQTQKRFKISEERLRDHIHTLGLFQQPGVEALREPGDDPYDFKEGDIEYTFSSSKRLKGQGREPSKKAKGEEITSNGALPDGKDAMSIFNSAPKSDESGQDDGAAKANPSLTREKDLVVNISDLDNIFDEDEEELGHSTKLPVSTEDRPLGKEGRVAVPYPSTVADLQRMFPTPPSLEQHPAFSPIMTYRDTPSQEPPAPSGASDHLPPLVSTQFTEYRMEIEEGMVSPRQDDIKPQIGSSMFAPLSCLPSQSLPPLKIPEQCYYRPSWALMPKMEHFPAVMHPQNTGFIRDGYTNMPSVNALTDQEYGQMSATTASVSTTAGILPSPATPRFSVPTPRTPRTPRGINAASSGQGSVKQDGTELSSPVSTPSTSLPLSSVEPLARPGPSLPEVHSLYAILLLSDSVLNVFKDRNFDSCCICACNMNVKGADVGVYIPDSTCEDQYRCMCGFSAIVNRRLAHGTGLFLEDELDIYGRTSEVGRAAERRLALCRRDPTMGDPRAKRPQDAAPACPSVMILLQEHCSQPISSLASLHLPLSCSCHGRKGALLQSWMSEKQWADGSDACVDCYNALEQGLQYVDNPTGGKVDAAVVRSTALHSWPHTNVVDMNMLSSQDMVRMLLSLQPFLQDAIQKKRTGRTWENIQHVQGPLTWQQFHKMAGRGSYGSEESPEPLPIPTVLLGYDRERDFLALSPLALPFWEKLLLEPYGGQRDVAYVVLCPNSPSLLAAARAFFQELSAVYETCRLGKHRPLAKVSRDGLVRVGEEVEPEKLEELDVDQWVTGPWAGQQHTDNLSKLKLYAYACKQQLAPQLSALPLDSSLLLPPKVQPPLNPTSSSQPASSGQPQAWGPDGEQASGAVSSANASTPTATASNQTGETTQGAASDSKGSSSTTPPANTPAENPELTAEQSRIGIPTVADSMDSLANPPAIVIYIVDAFLSSSGARNEGGEEEESEEVEASSIWLLGLLRCYTEMLQTLPEMMRPALVLQVVPCQYLLQPASGESHFYLQHLRSLAFSCYSQCRRLLPQQTHIKSLTGFGPVSTVNSVLKSPEHPSPLQLYTPPFILGPTRPKQPEQGEIWAEIPPKYNVLFVGYCLSHDQRWILVSCTDQQGELLETNIINIDVPNRARRPKVSARKMGLQKLWEWCIGIIQMTSLPWRIVIGRLGRLGHGELKDWSSLLGEHSLHSIGRQLKDACRMCGISAADSPSILSACLVAMEPQGSFVIMPDAVTMGSVFGRSTALNLQTSQLNTPQDASCTHILVFPTSATTQLAPSSYPTEDNNDDMFDLPFPDELENDIGHDMMLITGNLHPSPNTSPVPSPGSPSGMGMGSHFQHTKSQGERLLSRDSPPEELKQQPLALGYYVSTAQANGLPHWFWASCPQAESQCPLFLKASLHHHISIAQSDELVSEKTKRTPHPLDSKTTSDVLRFVLEQYNALSWLTCTPATQDRQSCLPVHLAVLIQMYNAILNML, via the exons TGAACACCTATCAtgctccttctccttcttcctccacGGGGAGAGCAATGTGTGCACGAGTGTGGAGATCGCCCAGCACCAGCCTGCATACCACATCACAGAAAACCACATCCGCCTCGCACAGACCTCCGCCACACCAGTACAAG TGATCCTGAGTCCGTATGGTCTGAGCGGCACTCTAACAGGTCAGGCCTATAAGATGAGTGACCCAGCAGCACGGAAGCTGATGGAGGAGTGGAGCTACTTCTACCCTATGGTACTACAGCAGAAAGAGGGAAgtggagaaaaggaaaaagaggaagCGAGCCAGGCGTACGATCGCAACTGTCACGCGGCAGTGGAGGTCATCGTAG GTGGAGTAAGGATGACCTACCCAGCTGCTTTAGTGCTGATTGCCCAGGGGGACCTACCAGTGGAGCAGCCTCCACCTGTTCCAGCAGCTCAGGGCCTCAGCAGGGAGCCAAACCACTGCAGCGTACCACTTACACCACCAACGTCACCGCAGCAGCCCTGCTCAG CGGACAGTGGCTTTGTGACCTCCGTCTCCAGTGTCCCCACACCGGACAGCAGCATGGGGGTCACCAGCATAAGCCCAAAGCATTCTGGGAAGAAGCTAACCTGTCAGGTCGTCCATCAGGCCTGGAGGGAGTGTTATCTCAACCAGCCTCAGCATGT GCCGAATCCACCAACTGACGTGACGCCTAAAAAGGAAGTGCCAAATGGAGTATCCATGTGGGACTTCAATGATCTGGGAGCGAGAGCATCCTGCAGCTGCTCCAG GTTGAAGCAGCAGAAGCTGAATTTGACCACCACACCCACTGCCAACCCCCAGACTAGTGCCAACCCCACTCAGTCCTCTGGCCCGTCATTATACCCTCCTTCCCTACCCAAACACAAGACCagtgacaaaacagaaaagGCTGACAAACAGTCCAAGAGGCCGGCCATGATCCCCTTCCACCACCGTCTATCTGTCACACAGGAGACCCCTCTGGAACAGGACTCACCCGGAGGGCCCCAGCTCGGGGGTCTCGTGGCGCTGGAGCCATCCTTGGAGCCTTTGGCTGCGCTGCCAAGCTGCAAGTATCCCAAACCCCTCTCCAATGGCAGAAAAGCCCCTGATTCCCTTCTGCATTCGCCAATGTCTCCACTTCCCCCCACACTCAGCCCGCACCCTCGAGTGCAGGACCCAGAGGTCCTGGATGGGCCTGTGGATATGCCCGTCTGTCAGGATGGGGCTTCGGGGCTGGGGTTGATTACCAGCGAGACAGCTGTGTATACTGCTCTGCTGAGGCAGAGGGAGAATGGGGCCGGCTGGTGGAGAGGATTCAGGACTCCCAGGACTGATAAGACTGACTTCAGACCCTGTGAACTCCCTAGTGATAAATTAGAGGAAGTGAAGACGGAGACGGCCACCGAGGGGAATCCACTAAAGAG ACTTTACATGCAGACTCAAAAGAGATTTAAAATCTCAGAGGAGCGGCTGAGGGACCACATCCACACTTTGGGCCTGTTCCAGCAACCGGGTGTGGAGGCACTGCGGGAGCCTGGCGACGATCCCTACGACTTTAAGGAAGGAGACATCGAGTACACTTTCTCTTCTTCCAAGAGGTTAAAGGGTCAAGGGCGAGAACCCAGCAAGAAGGCCAAG GGAGAAGAAATCACCAGCAATGGAGCACTGCCTGATGGGAAAGATGCTATGTCCATTTTTAACTCCGCTCCAAAATCAG ATGAATCAGGTCAGGATGACGGAGCTGCCAAAGCCAACCCTTCTCTGACGAGAGAAAAAGATCTCGTGGTCAACATCTCTGATCTAGACAACATATTtgatgaagatgaggaagagTTGGGG CACTCAACCAAGCTTCCAGTATCAACAGAAGATCGCCCTCTGGGGAAAGAAGGGAGAGTTGCAGTACCTTATCCATCAA CAGTAGCAGACCTCCAGAGGATGTTTCCCACCCCACCTTCTTTAGAGCAGCATCCAGCCTTCTCCCCCATCATGACGTACCGTGACACCCCGAGCCAAGAGCCCCCTGCGCCCAGCGGAGCATCTGACCACCTGCCACCTTTAGTCTCCACCCAGTTTACTGAGTACAGGATGGAGATTGAAGAGGGCATGGTCAGTCCCCGGCAGGACGATATCAAG CCACAGATAGGCTCCTCCATGTTTGCTCCGCTCTCCTGCCTGCCCAGCCAGAGTCTACCACCACTTAAGATTCCTGAGCAATGCTACTATCGTCCATCCTGGGCCCTCATGCCCAAAATGGAGCATTTCCCAGCGGTCATGCATCCCCAGAATACTGGTTTCATCAGAGACGGATACAC aaaCATGCCCAGTGTCAACGCCCTCACAGACCAGGAGTACGGCCAGATGAGTGCCACCACTGCCTCTGTGAGCACTACAGCTGGCATCCTCCCGTCTCCTGCCACTCCCCGCTTCTCTGTGCCCACTCCGCGAACCCCTCGCACACCACGAGGTATTAACGCTGCGAGCTCTGGGCAGGGCTCGGTGAAGCAGGATGGTACTGAGCTCAGCTCGCCAGTCTCCACGCCCTCCACCAGCCTGCCTCTTAGCTCTGTAGAGCCCCTAGCTCGGCCAGGACCTTCTCTGCCTGAGGTCCACAGCCTCTACGCTATCCTCCTGCTCTCTGACTCTGTCCTTAACGTCTTCAAGGATCGCAACTTTGACAGCTGCTGTATCTGTGCCTGCAATATGAATGTCAAAGGAGCAGATGTGGGGGTGTATATCCCTGATTCCACTTGTGAAGATCAGTACCGCTGTATGTGTGGCTTCAGTGCCATTGTGAACAGGCGGCTGGCCCATGGCACTGGCCTCTTCCTTGAGGACGAGCTGGATATTTACGGTCGGACTTCTGAGGTAGGCCGGGCGGCCGAGAGGAGGTTGGCTCTTTGCCGGCGTGACCCAACTATGGGTGACCCCAGGGCGAAGCGGCCACAGGACGCAGCCCCCGCCTGTCCGTCAGTCATGATCCTTCTGCAGGAGCACTGCTCCCAGCCTATTTCTTCCCTGGCATCACTGCATCTCCCCCTCAGCTGTTCTTGCCATGGCCGCAAGGGGGCGCTGCTTCAAAGCTGGATGTCTGAGAAGCAGTGGGCAGATGGGAGTGATGCCTGTGTGGACTGTTACAATGCCTTGGAACAGGGGCTGCAGTATGTGGATAACCCCACAGGAGGGAAAGTAGATGCAGCTGTTGTCAGAAGTACCGCCCTTCACTCCTGGCCTCACACAAATG TGGTGGACATGAACATGTTGTCGTCCCAGGATATGGTTCGTATGCTGCTGTCTCTGCAGCCTTTCCTGCAGGATGCTATCCAGAAGAAGAGAACAGGACGGACTTGGGAaaacatccagcatgttcaggGTCCTCTCACCTGGCAGCAGTTCCATAAGATGGCTGGGAGAGGCTCCTACG gTTCGGAAGAGTCACCAGAGCCCTTGCCGATCCCTACAGTGTTACTGGGCTATGACCGGGAGAGAGACTTCTTGGCATTGTCTCCTTTGGCGTTACCTTTTTGGGAGAAGTTGCTGTTGGAGCCGTATGGTGGGCAGCGGGATGTGGCATATGTGGTGCTGTGTCCCAATAGCCCCtctctgctggctgcagcccGGGCCTTCTTCCAGGAGCTCAGCGCTGTTTACGAG ACGTGCCGCCTCGGGAAGCACCGTCCTCTGGCCAAGGTGTCCAGGGATGGCCTCGTGCGTGTGGGGGAAGAAGTGGAGCCAGAAAAGCTGGAGGAGTTGGACGTGGATCAGTGGGTGACTGGACCCTGGGCTGGACAGCAGCACACCGACAACCTCAGCAAACTGAAACTCTACGCTTACGCCTGCAAGCAGCAGCTTG ccCCCCAGCTGTCAGCCCTGCCTTTGGACAGCAGTCTTCTGTTGCCTCCCAAAGTCCAGCCTCCTTTAAACCCCACATCATCCTCCCAGCCTGCCTCTTCTGGGCAGCCTCAAGCTTGGGGCCCTGATGGTGAACAAGCCTCCGGGGCTGTCAGCTCAGCAAACGCTTCGACTCCGACTGCAACAGCCTCAAACCAGACAGGGGAGACAACCCAAGGAGCAGCCAGCGACTCTAAAGGGTCCTCCAGTACCACACCACCAGCCAACACACCAGCAGAAAACCCTGAGCT CACCGCTGAGCAGTCTAGAATCGGCATCCCCACTGTGGCCGACTCAATGGACAGCCTCGCCAACCCACCAGCAATTGTTATTTACATAGTGGACGCTTTTCTTAGCTCAAGTGGAGCAAGAAATGAagggggagaggaagaggagagcgaggaGGTGGAGGCCAGTAGCATTTGGCTGCTAGGGCTTCTTCGCTGCTACACTGAGATGCTACAGACTTTGCCTGAGATGATGAGACCTGCACTGGTGCTACAG GTGGTGCCGTGCCAGTATCTTCTCCAGCCGGCCAGTGGGGAGAGCCATTTCTATCTGCAACATCTGCGCTCCCTGGCCTTCTCTTGTTACTCCCAATGCAGACGTCTGCTGCCccagcaaacacacatcaaGTCCCTGACTGGATTTGGACCAGTGTCCACTGTCAATTCTGTGCTTAAGAGTCCAGAG CATCCCAGCCCACTGCAGCTGTACACTCCACCCTTCATTCTTGGTCCAACCCGTCCCAAGCAGCCAGAACAAGGAGAGATATGGGCAGAGATCCCTCCTAAATACAACGTGCTATTTGTTGGATACTGCTTATCACATGACCAGCGCTGGATCCTGGTGTCCTGCACTGACCAGCAGGGGGAGCTCCTGGAGACCAACATTATCAATATAGATGTACCCAACAG AGCGCGACGTCCTAAAGTTTCAGCCAGAAAGATGGGTCTACAGAAGCTGTGGGAATGGTGTATTGGCATCATCCAGATGACCTCACTGCCATGGAGGATTGTGATTGGTCGATTAGGCAGGCTGGGGCACGGGGAGCTAAAAG ACTGGAGCTCACTCCTCGGGGAGCATTCCCTCCATTCAATAGGGCGCCAGCTGAAGGATGCTTGTCGCATGTGTGGGATCTCAGCTGCCGACTCCCCCAGTATCCTCAGTGCCTGCCTGGTCGCCATGGAGCCACAGGGTTCCTTTGTGATCATGCCTG ATGCAGTCACCATGGGCTCAGTGTTTGGCCGTAGCACTGCTCTGAACTTGCAGACCTCGCAGCTGAACACACCTCAGGATGCTTCCTGTACACACATCCTTGTCTTCCCAACGTCTGCCACCACCCAGCTGGCACCCAGCTCCTACCCTACCGAGGACAATAATG ATGACATGTTCGACCTGCCGTTTCCCGACGAACTGGAGAACGACATTGGCCATGACATGATGCTGATCACAGGGAACCTCCACCCTTCCCCCAACACCTCTCCTGTGCCCTCGCCTGGCTCTCCGTCCGGGATGGGAATGGGATCACATTTCCAGCACACCAAG AGCCAGGGAGAGCGCTTGCTGTCCAGGGACAGTCCCCCAGAAGAGCTGAAACAGCAGCCGCTAGCTCTGGGCTACTACGTCTCCACTGCACAAGCAAATGGACTTCCCCACTGGTTCTGGGCCTCCTGCCCGCAGGCTGAGAGCCAGTGTCCACTCTTCCTCAAG GCCTCCCTTCACCACCACATCTCCATAGCCCAGTCAGATGAGCTGGTGTCAGAGAAGACTAAGAGGACCCCTCACCCCTTAGACTCAAAGACCACCTCTGATGTGCTCAG GTTTGTATTGGAGCAGTACAACGCCCTCTCCTGGCTGACGTGCACCCCTGCCACCCAAGACCGCCAGTCCTGCCTGCCTGTCCACTTGGCCGTACTGATCcaaatgtacaatgccatcCTGAACATGCTTTAG